Proteins encoded in a region of the Homo sapiens chromosome 9, GRCh38.p14 Primary Assembly genome:
- the ALAD gene encoding delta-aminolevulinic acid dehydratase isoform X1, which translates to MNQLWTLPCRSSVYWHETEPAANAPGALGSNQLMPLCPLAHAMQPQSVLHSGYFHPLLRAWQTATTTLNASNLIYPIFVTDVPDDIQPITSLPGVARYGVKRLEEMLRPLVEEGLRCVLIFGVPSRVPKDERGSAADSEESPAIEAIHLLRKTFPNLLVACDVCLCPYTSHGHCGLLSENGAFRAEESRQRLAEVALAYAKAGCQVVAPSDMMDGRVEAIKEALMAHGLGNRVSVMSYSAKFASCFYGPFRDAAKSSPAFGDRRCYQLPPGARGLALRAVDRDVREGADMLMVKPGMPYLDIVREVKDKHPDLPLAVYHVSGEFAMLWHGAQAGAFDLKAAVLEAMTAFRRAGADIIITYYTPQLLQWLKEE; encoded by the exons ATGAACCAACTCTGGACCTTGCCCTGCAGAAGCTCTGTCTACTGGCATGAG ACAGAGCCTGCAGCCAATGCCCCAGGAGCCCTCGGTTCCAACCAACTGATGCCCCTGTGCCCACTGGCCCACGCCATGCAGCCCCAGTCCGTTCTGCACAGCGGCTACTTCCACCCACTACTTCGGGCCTGGCAGACAGCCACCACCACCCTCAATGCCTCCAACCTCATCTACCCCATCTTTGTCAC GGATGTTCCTGATGACATACAGCCTATCACCAGCCTCCCAGGAGTGGCCAG GTATGGTGTGAAGCGGCTGGAAGAGATGCTGAGGCCCTTGGTGGAAGAGGGCCTACGCTGTGTCTTGATCTTTGGCGTCCCCAGCAGAGTTCCCAAG GACGAGCGGGGTTCCGCAGCTGACTCCGAGGAGTCCCCAGCTATTGAGGCAATCCATCTGTTGAGGAAGACCTTCCCCAACCTCCTGGTGGCCTGTGATGTCTGCCTGTGTCCCTACACCTCCCATGGTCACTGCG GGCTCCTGAGTGAAAACGGAGCATTCCGGGCTGAGGAGAGCCGCCAGCGGCTGGCTGAGGTGGCATTGGCGTATGCCAAGGCAG GATGTCAGGTGGTAGCCCCGTCGGACATGATGGATGGACGCGTGGAAGCCATCAAAGAGGCCCTGATGGCACATGGACTTGGCAACAGG GTATCGGTGATGAGCTACAGTGCCAAATTTGCTTCCTGTTTCTATGGCCCTTTCCG GGATGCAGCTAAGTCAAGCCCAGCTTTTGGGGACCGCCGCTGCTACCAGCTGCCCCCTGGAGCACGAGGCCTGGCTCTCCGAGCTGTG GACCGGGATGTACGGGAAGGAGCTGACATGCTCATGGTGAAGCCGGGAATGCCCTACCTGGACATCGTGCGGGAGGTAAAGGACAAG CACCCTGACCTCCCTCTCGCCGTGTACCACGTCTCTGGAGAGTTTGCCATGCTGTGGCATGGAGCCCAGGCCGGGGCATTTGATCTCAAGGCTGCCGTACTGGAGGCCATGACTGCCTTCCGCAGAGCAG GTGCTGACATCATCATCACCTACTACACACCGCAGCTGCTGCAGTGGCTGAAGGAGGAATGA
- the ALAD gene encoding delta-aminolevulinic acid dehydratase isoform a (isoform a is encoded by transcript variant 1): protein MPPTSSTPSLSRPGLGQAGKPDTGSHPPPTISTSIFLSCFPTIPLSRPRTTGPSHSYQSISHPRSCRDVPDDIQPITSLPGVARYGVKRLEEMLRPLVEEGLRCVLIFGVPSRVPKDERGSAADSEESPAIEAIHLLRKTFPNLLVACDVCLCPYTSHGHCGLLSENGAFRAEESRQRLAEVALAYAKAGCQVVAPSDMMDGRVEAIKEALMAHGLGNRVSVMSYSAKFASCFYGPFRDAAKSSPAFGDRRCYQLPPGARGLALRAVDRDVREGADMLMVKPGMPYLDIVREVKDKHPDLPLAVYHVSGEFAMLWHGAQAGAFDLKAAVLEAMTAFRRAGADIIITYYTPQLLQWLKEE, encoded by the exons ATGCCTCCAACCTCATCTACCCCATCTTTGTCAC GCCCTGGGCTTGGCCAGGCAGGGAAGCCAGACACTGGATCCCATCCTCCTCCCACCATCTCCACTTCCATATTTCTTTCCTGCTTCCCAACCATCCCTCTCAGTCGCCCCCGCACCACTGGCCCTTCCCACAGCTACCAATCCATATCCCACCCCCGCTCTTGCAGGGATGTTCCTGATGACATACAGCCTATCACCAGCCTCCCAGGAGTGGCCAG GTATGGTGTGAAGCGGCTGGAAGAGATGCTGAGGCCCTTGGTGGAAGAGGGCCTACGCTGTGTCTTGATCTTTGGCGTCCCCAGCAGAGTTCCCAAG GACGAGCGGGGTTCCGCAGCTGACTCCGAGGAGTCCCCAGCTATTGAGGCAATCCATCTGTTGAGGAAGACCTTCCCCAACCTCCTGGTGGCCTGTGATGTCTGCCTGTGTCCCTACACCTCCCATGGTCACTGCG GGCTCCTGAGTGAAAACGGAGCATTCCGGGCTGAGGAGAGCCGCCAGCGGCTGGCTGAGGTGGCATTGGCGTATGCCAAGGCAG GATGTCAGGTGGTAGCCCCGTCGGACATGATGGATGGACGCGTGGAAGCCATCAAAGAGGCCCTGATGGCACATGGACTTGGCAACAGG GTATCGGTGATGAGCTACAGTGCCAAATTTGCTTCCTGTTTCTATGGCCCTTTCCG GGATGCAGCTAAGTCAAGCCCAGCTTTTGGGGACCGCCGCTGCTACCAGCTGCCCCCTGGAGCACGAGGCCTGGCTCTCCGAGCTGTG GACCGGGATGTACGGGAAGGAGCTGACATGCTCATGGTGAAGCCGGGAATGCCCTACCTGGACATCGTGCGGGAGGTAAAGGACAAG CACCCTGACCTCCCTCTCGCCGTGTACCACGTCTCTGGAGAGTTTGCCATGCTGTGGCATGGAGCCCAGGCCGGGGCATTTGATCTCAAGGCTGCCGTACTGGAGGCCATGACTGCCTTCCGCAGAGCAG GTGCTGACATCATCATCACCTACTACACACCGCAGCTGCTGCAGTGGCTGAAGGAGGAATGA
- the ALAD gene encoding delta-aminolevulinic acid dehydratase isoform c (isoform c is encoded by transcript variant 3) — protein MPLCPLAHAMQPQSVLHSGYFHPLLRAWQTATTTLNASNLIYPIFVTYGVKRLEEMLRPLVEEGLRCVLIFGVPSRVPKDERGSAADSEESPAIEAIHLLRKTFPNLLVACDVCLCPYTSHGHCGLLSENGAFRAEESRQRLAEVALAYAKAGCQVVAPSDMMDGRVEAIKEALMAHGLGNRVSVMSYSAKFASCFYGPFRDAAKSSPAFGDRRCYQLPPGARGLALRAVDRDVREGADMLMVKPGMPYLDIVREVKDKHPDLPLAVYHVSGEFAMLWHGAQAGAFDLKAAVLEAMTAFRRAGADIIITYYTPQLLQWLKEE, from the exons ATGCCCCTGTGCCCACTGGCCCACGCCATGCAGCCCCAGTCCGTTCTGCACAGCGGCTACTTCCACCCACTACTTCGGGCCTGGCAGACAGCCACCACCACCCTCAATGCCTCCAACCTCATCTACCCCATCTTTGTCAC GTATGGTGTGAAGCGGCTGGAAGAGATGCTGAGGCCCTTGGTGGAAGAGGGCCTACGCTGTGTCTTGATCTTTGGCGTCCCCAGCAGAGTTCCCAAG GACGAGCGGGGTTCCGCAGCTGACTCCGAGGAGTCCCCAGCTATTGAGGCAATCCATCTGTTGAGGAAGACCTTCCCCAACCTCCTGGTGGCCTGTGATGTCTGCCTGTGTCCCTACACCTCCCATGGTCACTGCG GGCTCCTGAGTGAAAACGGAGCATTCCGGGCTGAGGAGAGCCGCCAGCGGCTGGCTGAGGTGGCATTGGCGTATGCCAAGGCAG GATGTCAGGTGGTAGCCCCGTCGGACATGATGGATGGACGCGTGGAAGCCATCAAAGAGGCCCTGATGGCACATGGACTTGGCAACAGG GTATCGGTGATGAGCTACAGTGCCAAATTTGCTTCCTGTTTCTATGGCCCTTTCCG GGATGCAGCTAAGTCAAGCCCAGCTTTTGGGGACCGCCGCTGCTACCAGCTGCCCCCTGGAGCACGAGGCCTGGCTCTCCGAGCTGTG GACCGGGATGTACGGGAAGGAGCTGACATGCTCATGGTGAAGCCGGGAATGCCCTACCTGGACATCGTGCGGGAGGTAAAGGACAAG CACCCTGACCTCCCTCTCGCCGTGTACCACGTCTCTGGAGAGTTTGCCATGCTGTGGCATGGAGCCCAGGCCGGGGCATTTGATCTCAAGGCTGCCGTACTGGAGGCCATGACTGCCTTCCGCAGAGCAG GTGCTGACATCATCATCACCTACTACACACCGCAGCTGCTGCAGTGGCTGAAGGAGGAATGA
- the ALAD gene encoding delta-aminolevulinic acid dehydratase isoform X4, giving the protein MLRPLVEEGLRCVLIFGVPSRVPKDERGSAADSEESPAIEAIHLLRKTFPNLLVACDVCLCPYTSHGHCGLLSENGAFRAEESRQRLAEVALAYAKAGCQVVAPSDMMDGRVEAIKEALMAHGLGNRVSVMSYSAKFASCFYGPFRDAAKSSPAFGDRRCYQLPPGARGLALRAVDRDVREGADMLMVKPGMPYLDIVREVKDKHPDLPLAVYHVSGEFAMLWHGAQAGAFDLKAAVLEAMTAFRRAGADIIITYYTPQLLQWLKEE; this is encoded by the exons ATGCTGAGGCCCTTGGTGGAAGAGGGCCTACGCTGTGTCTTGATCTTTGGCGTCCCCAGCAGAGTTCCCAAG GACGAGCGGGGTTCCGCAGCTGACTCCGAGGAGTCCCCAGCTATTGAGGCAATCCATCTGTTGAGGAAGACCTTCCCCAACCTCCTGGTGGCCTGTGATGTCTGCCTGTGTCCCTACACCTCCCATGGTCACTGCG GGCTCCTGAGTGAAAACGGAGCATTCCGGGCTGAGGAGAGCCGCCAGCGGCTGGCTGAGGTGGCATTGGCGTATGCCAAGGCAG GATGTCAGGTGGTAGCCCCGTCGGACATGATGGATGGACGCGTGGAAGCCATCAAAGAGGCCCTGATGGCACATGGACTTGGCAACAGG GTATCGGTGATGAGCTACAGTGCCAAATTTGCTTCCTGTTTCTATGGCCCTTTCCG GGATGCAGCTAAGTCAAGCCCAGCTTTTGGGGACCGCCGCTGCTACCAGCTGCCCCCTGGAGCACGAGGCCTGGCTCTCCGAGCTGTG GACCGGGATGTACGGGAAGGAGCTGACATGCTCATGGTGAAGCCGGGAATGCCCTACCTGGACATCGTGCGGGAGGTAAAGGACAAG CACCCTGACCTCCCTCTCGCCGTGTACCACGTCTCTGGAGAGTTTGCCATGCTGTGGCATGGAGCCCAGGCCGGGGCATTTGATCTCAAGGCTGCCGTACTGGAGGCCATGACTGCCTTCCGCAGAGCAG GTGCTGACATCATCATCACCTACTACACACCGCAGCTGCTGCAGTGGCTGAAGGAGGAATGA
- the ALAD gene encoding delta-aminolevulinic acid dehydratase isoform b (isoform b is encoded by transcript variant 2) — translation MQPQSVLHSGYFHPLLRAWQTATTTLNASNLIYPIFVTDVPDDIQPITSLPGVARYGVKRLEEMLRPLVEEGLRCVLIFGVPSRVPKDERGSAADSEESPAIEAIHLLRKTFPNLLVACDVCLCPYTSHGHCGLLSENGAFRAEESRQRLAEVALAYAKAGCQVVAPSDMMDGRVEAIKEALMAHGLGNRVSVMSYSAKFASCFYGPFRDAAKSSPAFGDRRCYQLPPGARGLALRAVDRDVREGADMLMVKPGMPYLDIVREVKDKHPDLPLAVYHVSGEFAMLWHGAQAGAFDLKAAVLEAMTAFRRAGADIIITYYTPQLLQWLKEE, via the exons ATGCAGCCCCAGTCCGTTCTGCACAGCGGCTACTTCCACCCACTACTTCGGGCCTGGCAGACAGCCACCACCACCCTCAATGCCTCCAACCTCATCTACCCCATCTTTGTCAC GGATGTTCCTGATGACATACAGCCTATCACCAGCCTCCCAGGAGTGGCCAG GTATGGTGTGAAGCGGCTGGAAGAGATGCTGAGGCCCTTGGTGGAAGAGGGCCTACGCTGTGTCTTGATCTTTGGCGTCCCCAGCAGAGTTCCCAAG GACGAGCGGGGTTCCGCAGCTGACTCCGAGGAGTCCCCAGCTATTGAGGCAATCCATCTGTTGAGGAAGACCTTCCCCAACCTCCTGGTGGCCTGTGATGTCTGCCTGTGTCCCTACACCTCCCATGGTCACTGCG GGCTCCTGAGTGAAAACGGAGCATTCCGGGCTGAGGAGAGCCGCCAGCGGCTGGCTGAGGTGGCATTGGCGTATGCCAAGGCAG GATGTCAGGTGGTAGCCCCGTCGGACATGATGGATGGACGCGTGGAAGCCATCAAAGAGGCCCTGATGGCACATGGACTTGGCAACAGG GTATCGGTGATGAGCTACAGTGCCAAATTTGCTTCCTGTTTCTATGGCCCTTTCCG GGATGCAGCTAAGTCAAGCCCAGCTTTTGGGGACCGCCGCTGCTACCAGCTGCCCCCTGGAGCACGAGGCCTGGCTCTCCGAGCTGTG GACCGGGATGTACGGGAAGGAGCTGACATGCTCATGGTGAAGCCGGGAATGCCCTACCTGGACATCGTGCGGGAGGTAAAGGACAAG CACCCTGACCTCCCTCTCGCCGTGTACCACGTCTCTGGAGAGTTTGCCATGCTGTGGCATGGAGCCCAGGCCGGGGCATTTGATCTCAAGGCTGCCGTACTGGAGGCCATGACTGCCTTCCGCAGAGCAG GTGCTGACATCATCATCACCTACTACACACCGCAGCTGCTGCAGTGGCTGAAGGAGGAATGA
- the ALAD gene encoding delta-aminolevulinic acid dehydratase isoform X3, whose protein sequence is MPLCPLAHAMQPQSVLHSGYFHPLLRAWQTATTTLNASNLIYPIFVTDVPDDIQPITSLPGVARYGVKRLEEMLRPLVEEGLRCVLIFGVPSRVPKDERGSAADSEESPAIEAIHLLRKTFPNLLVACDVCLCPYTSHGHCGLLSENGAFRAEESRQRLAEVALAYAKAGCQVVAPSDMMDGRVEAIKEALMAHGLGNRVSVMSYSAKFASCFYGPFRDAAKSSPAFGDRRCYQLPPGARGLALRAVDRDVREGADMLMVKPGMPYLDIVREVKDKHPDLPLAVYHVSGEFAMLWHGAQAGAFDLKAAVLEAMTAFRRAGADIIITYYTPQLLQWLKEE, encoded by the exons ATGCCCCTGTGCCCACTGGCCCACGCCATGCAGCCCCAGTCCGTTCTGCACAGCGGCTACTTCCACCCACTACTTCGGGCCTGGCAGACAGCCACCACCACCCTCAATGCCTCCAACCTCATCTACCCCATCTTTGTCAC GGATGTTCCTGATGACATACAGCCTATCACCAGCCTCCCAGGAGTGGCCAG GTATGGTGTGAAGCGGCTGGAAGAGATGCTGAGGCCCTTGGTGGAAGAGGGCCTACGCTGTGTCTTGATCTTTGGCGTCCCCAGCAGAGTTCCCAAG GACGAGCGGGGTTCCGCAGCTGACTCCGAGGAGTCCCCAGCTATTGAGGCAATCCATCTGTTGAGGAAGACCTTCCCCAACCTCCTGGTGGCCTGTGATGTCTGCCTGTGTCCCTACACCTCCCATGGTCACTGCG GGCTCCTGAGTGAAAACGGAGCATTCCGGGCTGAGGAGAGCCGCCAGCGGCTGGCTGAGGTGGCATTGGCGTATGCCAAGGCAG GATGTCAGGTGGTAGCCCCGTCGGACATGATGGATGGACGCGTGGAAGCCATCAAAGAGGCCCTGATGGCACATGGACTTGGCAACAGG GTATCGGTGATGAGCTACAGTGCCAAATTTGCTTCCTGTTTCTATGGCCCTTTCCG GGATGCAGCTAAGTCAAGCCCAGCTTTTGGGGACCGCCGCTGCTACCAGCTGCCCCCTGGAGCACGAGGCCTGGCTCTCCGAGCTGTG GACCGGGATGTACGGGAAGGAGCTGACATGCTCATGGTGAAGCCGGGAATGCCCTACCTGGACATCGTGCGGGAGGTAAAGGACAAG CACCCTGACCTCCCTCTCGCCGTGTACCACGTCTCTGGAGAGTTTGCCATGCTGTGGCATGGAGCCCAGGCCGGGGCATTTGATCTCAAGGCTGCCGTACTGGAGGCCATGACTGCCTTCCGCAGAGCAG GTGCTGACATCATCATCACCTACTACACACCGCAGCTGCTGCAGTGGCTGAAGGAGGAATGA